Proteins co-encoded in one Garra rufa chromosome 21, GarRuf1.0, whole genome shotgun sequence genomic window:
- the alkal2b gene encoding LOW QUALITY PROTEIN: ALK and LTK ligand 2b (The sequence of the model RefSeq protein was modified relative to this genomic sequence to represent the inferred CDS: inserted 1 base in 1 codon; substituted 2 bases at 2 genomic stop codons) produces the protein MCFAXTXLIFKHAGRLSNKCKLNXALKKNRAIRLDTGQRGSLRPPFSMSAVRTPVFIGLLLLILTTVYCRPRDRDDASLLDLLRDRARLAQEHHSEENTQHPPEITEHSAETRDVNKVTKSYQHERILEVFPRDLRQKEKFLKHLTGPLYFSPKCSKHFYKLYHNTRDCTIPAYYKRCARLLTRLAGSQRCSEG, from the exons ATGTGTTTTGCGTAAACTTGATTAATCTTTAAACACGCGGGAAGGCTGTCGAACAAGTGTAAACTAA CTGCATTGAAGAAGAACAG GGCTATACGACTAGACACAGGGCAGAGGGGCTCTCTTCGTCCACCTTTCAGCATGAGTGCAGTGCGCACACCTGTCTTCATAGGGCTCCTTTTGCTGATCCTCACCACCGTCTACTGCAGACCGAGAGACAGGGACGACGCCAGTCTGCTGGACCTCCTGAGGGACAGAGCGAGACTAGCACAGGAGCATCACAGCGAGGAAAACACACAGCATCCTCCTGAAATCACAGAGCACTCTGCGGAAACGAGAGACGTTAATAAAGTTACAAAGTCGTATCAGCATGAACGCATTCTTG AGGTCTTTCCGAGAGATCTTCGACAGAAGGAgaagtttttaaaacatttaacag GGCCGCTTTATTTTAGCCCCAAATGCAGCAAACACTTTTATAAACTGTATCATAACACCAGGGACTGCACAATACCAGCCT ATTATAAAAGATGTGCCCGGCTTCTTACAAGACTAGCAGGGAGCCAGCGGTGCTCAGAGGGATAG